The Erigeron canadensis isolate Cc75 chromosome 4, C_canadensis_v1, whole genome shotgun sequence genome window below encodes:
- the LOC122595443 gene encoding serine/threonine-protein kinase PBL34-like, giving the protein MNLGDEKGVKVETLHVTRSKMNKNKIKKKKKNDEDFVGCWNKWGFIGSCVSSRSKVDSSTSGISSHFEIKSTNNVSKDQPTTSNSENNLPTLTPADELKVASRLRKFGFNDLKLATRNFRPESLLGEGGFGCVFKGWIEENGTAPVKPGTGLTVAVKTLNHDGLQGHKEWLAEVNFLGDLVNPNLVKLIGYCIEDDQRLLVYEFLPRGSLENHLFRRSLPLPWSIRMKIALGAAKGLAFLHEEAKRPVIYRDFKTSNILLDAEYNAKLSDFGLAKDGPEGDKTHISTRVMGTYGYAAPEYVMTGHLSSKSDVYSFGVVLLEMLTGRRSMDKKRPNGEHNLVEWARPHLGERRRFYRLIDPRLEGHFSIKGAQKAAQLASRCLSRDPKARPLMSEVVDCLKPLPALKDMAGSSYYLQTAQPERAGSSPDPSRTRVASFSRNASQNPRTLSIPNASPRHHQFLQDSPKPNGKQ; this is encoded by the exons ATGAATCTTGGTGATGAAAAAGGTGTAAAGGTGGAAACTTTACATGTTACTAGATcaaaaatgaacaaaaacaagataaaaaagaagaagaaaaatgatgaAGATTTTGTTGGATGTTGGAATAAATGGGGATTTATTGGCAGCTGTGTTTCTTCAAGATCTAAAGTTGATAGCTCCACAAGTGGCATAAGTAGTCACTTTG AAATTAAGTCAACTAATAATGTTAGTAAAGATCAACCTACAACGAGTAACAGTGAAAACAATTTGCCTACTTTGACCCCTGCGGATGAACTTAAAGTTGCTTCTAGACTTCGTAAATTCGGTTTCAATGATCTTAAATTGGCGACTCGGAACTTTAGACCCGAAAGTCTTCTTGGTGAAGGGGGTTTCGGGTGTGTATTCAAAGGATGGATTGAAGAGAATGGAACTGCACCGGTGAAACCGGGGACTGGACTTACGGTCGCTGTCAAAACTCTGAATCATGATGGGCTCCAGGGTCATAAAGAGTGGCTG GCAGAAGTAAACTTTCTTGGTGATCTTGTTAATCCAAATTTGGTTAAATTGATCGGTTACTGCATTGAAGATGATCAACGATTGCTAGTATATGAGTTTTTGCCTCGAGGGAGCTTGGAAAATCACTTGTTCAGAA gaTCATTGCCTCTTCCATGGTCCATCAGGATGAAAATTGCTCTTGGTGCAGCAAAGGGTCTTGCTTTTCTTCATGAAGAAGCCAAAAGACCTGTGATTTATCGTGATTTTAAAACCTCTAACATTTTGTTAGATGCG GAATACAATGCCAAACTGTCTGATTTTGGTCTTGCTAAAGATGGCCCAGAGGGTGATAAAACTCACATATCTACTCGAGTCATGGGAACTTACGGTTATGCCGCTCCAGAATATGTGATGACAG GACACCTGAGCTCAAAAAGTGATGTTTATAGCTTTGGTGTTGTTTTACTTGAAATGTTGACCGGGCGGAGGTCAATGGACAAGAAGCGTCCAAATGGGGAACACAATCTTGTTGAATGGGCCCGCCCGCATTTAGGAGAGAGAAGACGGTTTTATCGGTTGATAGACCCTCGGTTAGAAGGTCATTTCTCAATAAAAGGAGCCCAAAAGGCTGCACAACTTGCATCTCGTTGTCTTAGTCGTGATCCAAAAGCCAGGCCTTTAATGAGTGAAGTTGTTGACTGTCTTAAACCTTTGCCAGCCCTCAAAGACATGGCAGGCTCGTCATATTACTTACAAACGGCTCAACCTGAACGTGCTGGATCCAGTCCAGATCCAAGCCGAACACGTGTTGCTTCTTTCTCAAGAAACGCATCACAGAATCCACGTACACTCTCAATACCAAATGCTTCACCTCGTCATCATCAATTTCTGCAAGATTCACCAAAGCCAAATGGAAAGCAATAA
- the LOC122595444 gene encoding mitochondrial outer membrane protein porin of 36 kDa, translating to MAKGPGLYPDIGKKARDLLYRDYQSDHKFSLTTFTANGVSITSSGAKKGEFFLADVNTKLINKNITTDVKVDTNSKVFTTITIDEAAPGLKTIFSFVVPDQKSGKAELQYLHENAGISTSIGLTASPIVNFSGVAGNNTVALGTDISFDTATGNFIKYNAGLSFSTSDLIASLTLNDKADSLTASYYHTVSPLTNTAVGAELTHGFSSNENSLTIGTQHSLDPLTTVKARVNNFGIASALLQHEWRPKSFFTISGEVDTRAIEKSAKVGLALALKP from the exons atggCAAAAGGTCCAGGTCTCTATCCCGATATCGGCAAAAAAGCCAGAG aTCTTTTATACAGAGATTACCAGAGCGATCATAAGTTTTCTCTTACAACTTTCACCGCTAATGGAGTT TCGATTACTTCATCAGGAGCTAAGAAAGGCGAGTTTTTCTTGGCCGATGTCAACACCAAACTGATAAACAAGAACATTACTACTGATGTCAAAGTGGACACTAACTCTAAG GTtttcaccaccatcaccattgATGAAGCTGCACCTGGACTGAAGACAATCTTCAGCTTTGTTGTGCCTGATCAAAAGTCTGGCAAG GCTGAACTTCAATACTTGCATGAGAATGCTGGAATTAGCACCAGCATTGGTTTGACTGCGAGTCCCATAGTCAACTTTTCTGGTGTGGCTGGGAACAATACAGTTGCACTTGGGACTGACATCTCCTTTGATACTGCTACTGGTAACTTCATCAAGTACAATGCAGGACTGAGTTTCTCAACTTCTGACCTCATTGCATCCTTGACACT GAACGATAAAGCCGACTCTCTGACTGCTTCATACTACCACACAGTAAGCCCACTAACCAATACCGCAGTCGGTGCAGAGTTGACCCATGGTTTCTCGAGCAATGAGAACTCTTTGACCATCGGTACACAGCACTCTTTGGATCCATTGACTACAGTCAAGGCTCGCGTTAACAACTTTGGCATAGCAAGTGCTCTCCTCCAACACGAATGGCGGCCAAAATCCTTTTTTACTATTTCAGGGGAAGTTGACACAAGGGCAATCGAAAAGAGTGCAAAGGTTGGCCTGGCTCTTGCTCTCAAGCCTTGA
- the LOC122598070 gene encoding protein PFC0760c-like isoform X2 → MASFPPPSFFSLILDKSATNLKISTEFVTKHLKNKIPKGPIIICADGGYSWSLEIKKIGEDYYFDNGWTNVVKDTNFMFGDFVLFTLVDDICKFEMFVYDKNSCERSLPTKVKVEDNSVDNIAANVDVVNDDNVVDDDDDDDDDDVVDMDGDDPFFISTISKAHRTKLRLPDEFVESAGIEDERSIMLKNLDGEEWRMGLRPGKVNQSKKLYISSGWADFQQSNDLKEGDECVLKFIRSKGKILLAKVTKKKRPTRQLQASGESSKTKVVKKKRGRELHAHGRDLDVESEDEYIEPVKKRFRGNDDDDKDDDSDEDEYGEGDSDYDGDGNEVEEDNVEEEDGVDIDGHPFFTSTLSISYRSKLWFPANFVRLARIEAARTITLKNLDGEESSMRLHRMEKDSQIRYYSSWGWPGFQRRNKLREGDKCLFKYITSEGKICLAKVTKKQRPTRQLQASGESSKTKVVKKKRGRELHAHGIDVDVESEDEYMEPVKRLRGNDDDDKDEDSDEDEDGEGDNDYDDDGNEGEEDNVEEEDGVDIDGHPFFTSTISISYRSKLWFPANFVRLARIEAARTITLKNLDGQEMSMRLLRMEKDSQVRYYSSWGSPGFQRRNKLLEGDKCLFKYITSEGKICLTKVTKKQRPAHQPQLSAEIVGTKYVKRTRGREDGGDMDVESDECMEVMKRPRHEDEDDDDGDPFFIVTIREVKYLAGP, encoded by the exons ATGGCTTCTTTCCCACCTCCCTCTTTCTTCAGTCTTATACTCGACAAATCTGCTACTAACCTG AAAATATCAACTGAGTTTGTGACTAAACACTTGAAGAACAAAATCCCAAAAGGCCCAATTATTATATGTGCAGATGGGGGGTATTCATGGAGTTTAGAGATCAAGAAAATTGGTGAAGACTATTATTTTGACAATGGATGGACTAATGTTGTCAAAGATACAAACTTTATGTTTGgggattttgttttgtttacacTTGTTGATGATATATGCAAATTTGAGATGTTTGTTTATGATAAAAATAGTTGTGAAAGAAGTTTGCCCACGAAAGTTAAGGTTGAAGATAATAGTGTTGACAATATTGCTGCTAATGTTGATGttgttaatgatgataatgttgttgatgatgatgatgatgatgatgatgatgatgttgttgaTATGGATGGTGATGATCCTTTCTTCATATCGACAATCTCGAAAGCCCACAGAACAAAATTG CGGCTTCCGGATGAATTTGTGGAGTCGGCCGGAATAGAAGATGAAAGAAGCATAATGttgaagaatcttgatggagAAGAATGGCGAATGGGCTTGAGGCCAGGAAAAGTTAATCAGtccaaaaagttatatatttcatCGGGCTGGGCTGATTTCCAGCAAAGTAATGACTTAAAGGAAGGAGATGAATGTGTTTTGAAGTTCATCAGAAGCAAAGGTAAGATACTTCTAGCAAAAGTCACCAAGAAAAAAAGGCCAACAAGGCAGTTACAAGCATCTGGTGAATCCTCCAAGACTAAAGtagtgaagaagaagaggggACGGGAGCTACATGCACATGGTAGAGATTTGGATGTGGAAAGTGAAGATGAATACATAGAACCGGTGAAGAAGAGATTCCGTGGTAATGATGACGATGACAAAGATGATGATAGTGATGAAGATGAATATGGAGAAGGTGATAGTGATTATGATGGTGATGGTAATGAAGTAGAAGAAGATAATGTAGAAGAAGAAGACGGTGTTGATATTGATGGCCATCCTTTCTTTACGTCTACTCTCTCAATTAGCTACAGAAGTAAACTG TGGTTTCCGGCTAATTTTGTGAGGTTGGCTAgaatagaagctgccagaaccATAACATTGAAGAATCTTGACGGGGAAGAGTCGTCAATGAGGTTGCATCGGATGGAGAAAGATAGTCAGATAAGGTACTATAGTTCATGGGGGTGGCCTGGTTTTCAGCGACGTAATAAATTACGGGAAGGAGATAAATGCTTATTCAAGTACATCACAAGTGAAGGTAAAATTTGTCTAGCAAAAGTTACCAAGAAACAAAGGCCAACAAGGCAGTTACAGGCATCTGGTGAATCCTCCAAGACTAAAGtagtgaagaagaagaggggACGGGAGCTACATGCACATGGTATAGATGTGGATGTGGAAAGTGAAGATGAATACATGGAACCGGTGAAGAGATTGCGtggtaatgatgatgatgacaaaGATGAAGAtagtgatgaagatgaagatggtgaaggtgataatgattatgatgatgatggtaaTGAAGGAGAAGAAGATAATGTAGAAGAAGAAGACGGTGTTGATATCGATGGCCATCCTTTCTTTACGTCGACTATCTCAATTAGCTACAGAAGTAAACTG TGGTTTCCGGCGAATTTTGTGAGGTTGGCTAgaatagaagctgccagaactATAACATTGAAGAATCTTGACGGACAAGAAATGTCAATGAGGTTGCTTCGGATGGAGAAAGATAGTCAGGTAAGGTACTATAGTTCATGGGGGTCGCCTGGTTTCCAGCGACGTAATAAATTACTGGAAGGAGATAAATGCTTATTCAAGTACATCACAAGTGAAGGTAAGATTTGTCTAACAAAAGTTACCAAGAAACAAAGACCAGCACACCAGCCACAACTATCTGCTGAAATAGTGGGGACTAAATATGTCAAGAGAACGAGGGGGCGTGAGGACGGTGGAGATATGGATGTGGAAAGTGATGAGTGTATGGAAGTGATGAAGAGACCACGtcatgaagatgaagatgatgacgatgGTGATCCTTTCTTTATTGTGACCATCCGGGAAGTTAAATATTTG
- the LOC122596517 gene encoding uncharacterized protein LOC122596517 → MKLGGKLDDLIAENLYPVINNDYAGRSEGAGSIHGRLGTLGTQHGLTIVDKHIDVLEDEGYITIPCKELPDIWNEKSDITSFRSFDRSFVFPGEQVHILASLSTFKQEEYINQADELLIRFKKSHFFARISEADEALWSRRKTDETFGGKFIPVESCKDDVPADRGTLDASTSGGVAKNDVKCCLLANGDIVVLLHVNICVDFLRDPVLEILQFEKYENSGYSEQDPYGDLLKWLLPIHNSASPPRFLSTPEMSPSSSTRNSLSKPNPPSSFGSQNFLLGQFRSHSMSSLSSKSVPPTLLNSNKSGSERNGEGLLSFRGVQLEPERFSVRCGLEGIYTLGRRWRRKIEIIQPLEIDCFSADCNTEDLLCVQIKNVSPANAPDIVLYLDTITVIIEEASKGGPPLSLPIACTEAGSDHGLPNLPLRKGEEHSFILKPSTPLWSSNVYMEKSSQTSQLPTGSARSIVHIFSNVDHGALSSTKYAVLVSCRCNYTESRLLFKQPTNWRPRIRKDIMISVASHMSGHALRADARISNLFVQVLTLEASNLTNEDLKLTLLAPPSLSSSSVVSLTCSPRSPLSPIDDRRNTALQRQRSASKVLNQRCGEGDDHDHTYGSFNEKTIPISDVLPRSDLGRTHMWLKSRVPLGYVPSRSTITFKLELLPLTDGIITLDSLQINVEKGRSYVPEHPLKLNSTSGIRIGAI, encoded by the exons ATGAAATTAGGTGGAAAGTTAGATGATCTTATAGCTGAAAACCTATATCCAGTTATTAATAATGATTATGCTGGAAGAAGTGAAGGAGCGGGGAGTATACATGGCAGACTGGGGACCTTAGGTACACAGCATGGCTTAACTATTGTAGATAAGCACATCGATGTTCTCGAAGACGAAGGATACATTACCATTCCATGCA AGGAGCTTCCTGATATATGGAATGAAAAATCAGATATAACATCATTTAGATCCTTTGATCGCTCTTTTGTTTTTCCAG GTGAACAAGTTCATATCTTAGCAAGCTTATCCACGTTCAAGCAGGAAGAATACATAAATCAGGCAGACGAGTTGTTGATAAGATTTAAAAAATCTCACTTTTTTGCTCGAATTTCTGAGGCAGATGAAGCTCTTTGGTCGAGAAGGAAAACTGATGAAACATTTGGAGGAAAGTTCATTCCAGTTGAATCCTGTAAGGATGATGTACCAGCTGACAGAGGAACCCTCGATGCTAGCACCTCTGGTGGAGTTGCAAAAAATGACGTTAAATGTTGTCTACTTGCTAATGGAGACATAGTG GTGCTTTTACATGTAAATATCTGTGTTGATTTTCTAAGAGATCCAGTTTTGGAAATTCTTCAGTtcgaaaaatatgaaaattcgGGTTACTCGGAACAGGACCCATATGGAGATCTCTTGAAATGGTTGCTTCCCATACATAATTCAGCATCTCCACCTCGATTTTTATCTACTCCAGAAATGAGTCCCAGTTCAAGCACTCGTAACTCATTGTCAAAACCAAATCCCCCAAGCTCTTTTGGTTCTCAAAACTTTTTATTAGGTCAGTTTAGAAGTCACTCTATGTCATCACTTTCATCAAAAAGTGTACCTCCTACTCTTCTCAACTCCAATAAGTCTGGGAGTGAAAGAAATGGCGAAGGGCTTTTATCTTTCCGGGGAGTGCAGTTGGAGCCAGAACGGTTTTCAGTTCGTTGTGGACTGGAAGGAATTTATACTCTGGGTAGACGATGGAGGAGGAAGATTGAAATTATACAGCCATTAGAGATTGATTGCTTTTCTGCTGACTGCAATACAGAAGATCTACTTTGTGTCCAAATAAAG AATGTTTCTCCAGCTAATGCACCAGATATCGTTTTATACTTGGATACCATAACAGTTATAATTGAGGAGGCTTCCAAAGGTGGACCGCCTTTGTCTTTGCCAATTGCGTGTACTGAGGCTGGCAGTGACCATGGCTTGCCAAATCTACCCCTCAG GAAAGGTGAGGAACACTCATTCATACTTAAACCATCAACACCACTTTGGAGTTCTAATGTTTATATGGAGAAAAGCTCTCAAACATCACAATTGCCAACTGGAAGTGCACGATCAATCGTACACATCTTCTCTAATGTGGATCATGGTGCCTTGTCTAGTACTAAATATGCAGTTCTTGTATCATGTCGGTGCAACTATACTG AATCTAGATTGTTATTCAAGCAGCCAACAAACTGGCGACCACGTATCCGAAAGGACATTATGATCTCTGTTGCATCTCACATGTCGGGACACGCTCTTCGGGCAGATGCCAGAATCTCTAATTTATTTGTTCAG GTTTTAACTCTTGAGGCTTCAAATTTGACAAATGAAGATTTAAAGTTAACATTGCTTGCTCCACCttcactttcttcttcttccgtGGTGTCATTAACTTGTTCACCTAGATCACCTTTGAGCCCAATTGATGATAGACGAAACACTGCACTGCAGAGGCAACGCTCAGCATCTAAGGTACTAAATCAGAGATGTGGTGAGGGTGATGATCATGACCATACATATGGATCTTTTAATGAGAAAACAATTCCCATTTCTGATGTCCTTCCAAGAAGTGATCTGGGCCGTACACATATGTGGTTGAAGAGTAGAGTTCCTCTAGG GTATGTCCCTTCTCGATCCACCATTACTTTCAAGCTCGAGCTACTTCCACTAACTGATGGCATTATAACACTAGATTCTTTGCAGATTAATgttgaaaaag GTCGTTCTTATGTCCCCGAGCATCCGCTAAAGTTAAATTCAACTTCTGGCATACGCATTGGAGCCATTTAA